One Leptospira levettii genomic window carries:
- a CDS encoding CCA tRNA nucleotidyltransferase, which translates to MSKLPVNLSSYIPTFHKNHLEIIDSTLKNSGFECYLVGGSVRDLVMKKIPKEYDLTTNAEPKQIKKLFRTVIDTGIEHGTVTIVIDKVNYEVTTYRIDKDYTDGRRPGHVEFGTTLHEDLKRRDFTMNALAFDLQSEELIDDHSGLVDIENQTIRTIGNPIQRFSEDGLRPIRALRFASTLNFTIEEETKKAIHLTKHITQKISLERFQDEILKSFVGENPAKMIQLLAEENIFQIFLPTIPKDLKPNETILYKLNQIPNDLIGFQLAFAFYSILPSLTLKELETHLRTLKFSGQNIKDSILFFDLLTKWNQIENTNSLATYTIKKDYLAPVKRHFLNRYELNQNFFKKLKPIFGDQIETMITIWEKNPPLLLSDLALNGNHLSENFPNLPKTKFGEVLNQLLDLVLQTPKENEYLRLIQHTAEIINKLSK; encoded by the coding sequence ATGTCGAAATTGCCAGTAAACCTTTCTTCTTACATTCCTACCTTTCATAAAAATCATTTAGAGATCATCGACTCTACCTTAAAAAATTCAGGATTTGAATGTTATTTGGTAGGAGGTTCTGTTCGCGATTTGGTAATGAAAAAAATTCCTAAAGAATATGACCTCACTACAAATGCAGAACCAAAACAAATTAAAAAGTTATTCAGAACTGTTATAGATACTGGAATCGAACATGGTACGGTAACGATTGTGATTGATAAGGTAAACTACGAAGTAACAACGTATCGTATCGATAAAGATTATACGGATGGTAGAAGGCCTGGTCATGTTGAATTTGGTACAACACTACATGAAGATTTAAAAAGAAGAGATTTTACAATGAATGCCTTAGCATTCGATCTTCAATCTGAAGAGTTAATCGATGATCATTCGGGCTTAGTTGATATAGAAAATCAAACAATACGAACAATTGGTAACCCTATCCAAAGATTTTCAGAAGATGGATTAAGGCCAATCAGAGCCCTTCGTTTTGCAAGTACTCTTAACTTTACAATTGAAGAAGAAACTAAAAAAGCAATCCATCTAACAAAACACATCACTCAAAAAATTTCATTGGAACGATTCCAAGACGAAATATTAAAATCATTTGTAGGTGAAAATCCTGCTAAAATGATTCAATTGTTAGCAGAAGAAAATATTTTCCAGATTTTTCTTCCAACAATACCAAAAGATCTGAAACCGAACGAAACAATTCTTTATAAGCTCAATCAAATTCCAAATGATTTGATTGGGTTCCAACTTGCCTTTGCTTTTTATTCGATTTTACCAAGCTTAACACTAAAAGAATTGGAAACTCATTTACGTACTCTTAAGTTTTCAGGACAAAACATAAAAGATTCAATTTTGTTTTTTGATTTGTTAACAAAGTGGAATCAAATTGAGAATACAAATTCACTTGCAACATATACAATTAAAAAAGATTATTTAGCGCCAGTTAAACGGCATTTTTTGAATCGGTATGAATTGAATCAGAACTTTTTTAAAAAATTAAAACCAATTTTTGGTGATCAAATCGAAACGATGATCACAATTTGGGAAAAAAATCCTCCCTTATTACTTTCCGATTTGGCACTGAACGGGAACCATTTGAGTGAAAATTTTCCAAACTTACCAAAAACGAAATTTGGAGAGGTCTTAAACCAACTTTTGGACCTCGTTTTACAAACGCCTAAAGAAAATGAATATCTAAGACTTATCCAACATACTGCTGAAATTATAAACAAATTGTCCAAATAA
- a CDS encoding Fur family transcriptional regulator, whose protein sequence is MAGDPSQILKKIGLKVTKNREQVLSILQGSQRPLNHQEIMEKLPKEESWDRVTIYRALSDLEEKNLLNSLHSADRVTYFELKSDGNHVVSLAHGHLICNVCGKIECIDDPWNGMPSSKQLKGFTTESVEIVFRGKCRNCQ, encoded by the coding sequence ATGGCTGGTGATCCTTCTCAAATTCTCAAAAAAATTGGACTCAAGGTTACGAAAAACAGAGAACAAGTTTTATCGATCTTACAAGGATCCCAAAGACCACTCAACCACCAAGAAATCATGGAAAAACTTCCCAAAGAAGAATCTTGGGATCGAGTTACGATCTATCGTGCATTATCTGATTTAGAAGAAAAAAATCTACTCAACTCTCTACATTCGGCTGATCGTGTGACTTATTTTGAATTGAAATCGGATGGCAATCATGTTGTATCACTTGCCCATGGTCACTTGATCTGTAATGTCTGCGGAAAAATCGAATGTATCGATGATCCTTGGAATGGTATGCCTTCCTCAAAACAACTAAAAGGTTTTACAACAGAATCAGTTGAAATTGTTTTTCGAGGCAAATGTCGAAATTGCCAGTAA
- a CDS encoding ribonuclease HI family protein, which yields MSSKDTTFVYCDGSSRGNPGPAAIGVSFQDNDGYEFLSLSEKIGNATNNIAEWNALFRGMEEAIKQSIKKIKFRLDSELVVKQMKGEYKVKNKDLLVFKNKCEELKNSFDNFEIQYIPREQNARADQLANLAQDNKG from the coding sequence ATGTCCTCAAAAGATACGACTTTTGTTTATTGTGATGGAAGTTCCCGTGGAAATCCTGGTCCAGCTGCGATAGGTGTTTCCTTTCAAGATAATGATGGTTATGAATTTTTGTCTTTATCTGAAAAGATTGGAAATGCAACTAACAATATAGCAGAATGGAATGCTTTGTTTCGTGGTATGGAAGAAGCAATCAAACAAAGTATAAAAAAGATAAAGTTTAGATTAGATTCGGAACTAGTCGTAAAACAAATGAAAGGTGAATACAAAGTAAAAAACAAAGATCTGTTAGTTTTTAAAAATAAATGCGAAGAGCTCAAGAATTCATTTGATAATTTTGAAATTCAATATATTCCACGCGAACAAAATGCACGTGCCGATCAACTTGCAAATCTTGCGCAAGACAACAAAGGATGA
- a CDS encoding class I SAM-dependent methyltransferase, with product MTERGLGALIMFENRLRKLKKEREKWAKRENIECYRIYSEDIPQVACILDRYPNGFVLYDKSSLRFQAEADHEERFAHIAQIVKNVFQISDDSLFLKSRRKQKGTDQYEKIAIEGNDHWVKEANLEFRINLSDYLDTGLFLDHRITRKWLKEKSKNKSVLNLFSYTGAFSVYAASGGAIKTKSIDLSKTYCDWANQNLQRNGFAGQKHQIINADILQWLEGEAKNSNRERYDLIFLDPPTFSNSKKMHEEWDVQTKHRNILLLLLTKFLTDQGEIWFSTNFRKFKMEVEEEEWKERGFRCINRTLESIPPDFRDQKIHQLFCIVPI from the coding sequence ATGACGGAACGAGGATTAGGTGCCCTCATAATGTTTGAAAATCGCCTACGCAAATTAAAAAAAGAACGCGAAAAATGGGCGAAACGAGAAAATATTGAATGTTATCGGATCTATTCTGAAGACATACCCCAAGTTGCATGCATTTTGGATCGATATCCAAATGGATTTGTTTTGTATGATAAAAGTTCGTTACGTTTCCAAGCAGAAGCAGACCACGAGGAACGATTTGCACATATTGCACAAATTGTGAAAAATGTTTTTCAGATATCAGATGATTCCCTTTTTTTGAAAAGTCGTAGGAAACAAAAAGGAACTGATCAATACGAAAAAATTGCAATTGAAGGGAATGATCATTGGGTAAAAGAAGCTAACTTAGAATTCCGAATCAATCTTTCTGATTATTTAGACACAGGATTATTTTTGGACCATCGAATTACTCGAAAATGGTTAAAAGAAAAATCAAAAAACAAATCTGTACTCAATTTATTTTCATATACTGGTGCTTTTTCCGTATACGCTGCGTCAGGTGGGGCAATTAAGACAAAAAGTATAGACCTTTCAAAAACTTATTGCGATTGGGCCAATCAAAATTTACAACGTAATGGCTTTGCTGGTCAAAAGCATCAAATTATCAATGCTGATATATTACAATGGTTAGAGGGTGAAGCCAAAAACTCTAACAGAGAAAGATATGATCTGATTTTTCTTGATCCTCCAACATTCTCAAATAGCAAAAAAATGCACGAAGAATGGGATGTGCAAACCAAACACAGAAATATTCTATTATTATTGCTTACAAAATTTCTAACTGATCAAGGTGAAATTTGGTTCTCAACTAATTTTCGCAAGTTTAAAATGGAAGTCGAAGAAGAAGAATGGAAGGAAAGAGGGTTTAGATGTATAAATCGTACGTTGGAATCGATACCACCAGACTTTAGAGACCAAAAGATCCACCAATTATTTTGTATCGTTCCTATTTAG
- a CDS encoding motility protein A — translation MIHSTLLGILAAILSVFVAILIEGASIRSFFHVPAMFLIVGGTLGATFASFSISQISKAIRDTRFALQKRRETDLKLLFFRFWEKARKDGLLSLEDESKKLDNPFLQKGIQLIVDGSDPRTIEEILWEAHEEKEKEDLKSARVYETAAGFSPTIGIIGTVLGLVTVLENLDGGTKVLGQGIATAFIATFYGISFANLILLPISNQLKVVAKRESNERQAIMRGILSLQSGENRRILAERIDPFVNQS, via the coding sequence ATGATCCATTCTACATTACTCGGTATCCTCGCGGCAATTTTATCCGTTTTTGTTGCTATATTAATTGAAGGTGCCTCAATACGATCATTTTTCCATGTTCCAGCGATGTTTCTTATCGTTGGTGGAACGTTAGGTGCTACTTTTGCATCTTTTTCGATTTCGCAAATTTCAAAAGCGATTCGAGACACACGATTTGCTTTGCAAAAACGGAGAGAAACAGATCTAAAACTATTATTCTTTCGGTTTTGGGAAAAAGCACGAAAAGATGGATTACTTTCTCTCGAAGATGAATCCAAAAAATTGGACAATCCATTTTTACAAAAAGGAATTCAATTGATTGTAGATGGATCTGATCCAAGAACAATTGAAGAAATCCTTTGGGAAGCACATGAAGAAAAAGAAAAAGAAGATTTAAAGTCAGCAAGAGTATATGAAACAGCAGCTGGTTTTTCCCCTACCATTGGAATCATTGGAACCGTACTCGGACTAGTAACGGTTCTCGAAAATTTAGATGGTGGAACGAAAGTACTCGGCCAAGGAATTGCAACTGCTTTCATTGCAACATTTTATGGTATTTCATTTGCAAACTTAATATTGTTACCTATTTCCAACCAATTAAAAGTAGTAGCCAAACGAGAAAGTAACGAACGTCAGGCGATCATGAGAGGGATATTATCATTACAATCAGGTGAAAATCGTAGAATTTTAGCAGAACGAATCGATCCATTTGTCAACCAATCATAA
- a CDS encoding cellulose synthase family protein, whose amino-acid sequence MLTFLSISFLVLYGFDIVMLFYFGLHTYLMVFLYSRFKENCAEDESKILSVKAKNLPTVTVQLPIFNEFYVVDRLIESACNLQYPAKKLQIQVLDDSTDETVEKVAGLVSQYKKKGIWIEHVHRTNRKGHKAGALDEGMAKAKGDFIAIFDADFTPEPDFLLRTMGYFDDESIGMVQTRWGHINETYNILTKAQSFGIDGHFMIEQVARNGSNLWMNFNGTAGIWRRTCIEDAGGWEHDTLTEDFDLSYRAELKGWKFRYIKDVVCKAEIPATMNAYKAQQFRWCKGSIQTAVKLLPRIWKSNESWKIKAEAITHLINYSVHPLMIINILLTAPLLLMEYWAGFKMEDLPMEILFGSAAFLSIGSMGPVIFYAYSQREIHKNWKSKLIYLPVLVMIGTGIAVMNTYAWMEAVFGIQSGFKRTPKLRIEKEGDSLQDKIKYVVPVDYRAFLEFFMGAYCLFCIYLSFMVGKPYMIGFMVLYSIGFFYVAYLSVAESFWKFKPATKAEKELRAVA is encoded by the coding sequence ATGCTCACGTTCTTATCTATATCCTTTTTGGTACTCTACGGTTTCGACATTGTGATGTTGTTTTATTTCGGCTTACACACCTATCTGATGGTGTTTTTGTATAGCCGGTTCAAGGAAAACTGTGCTGAGGATGAATCAAAAATTCTCTCCGTGAAGGCCAAAAATCTTCCAACCGTTACGGTTCAACTTCCTATTTTCAATGAGTTTTATGTTGTCGATCGTTTGATTGAATCAGCATGTAACCTTCAATACCCTGCAAAGAAATTACAAATCCAAGTTCTGGACGATTCTACAGATGAAACGGTTGAAAAAGTGGCGGGTCTAGTTTCTCAATACAAAAAGAAAGGGATTTGGATCGAACACGTTCATAGGACGAACCGAAAAGGTCACAAAGCGGGTGCCCTCGATGAGGGAATGGCGAAAGCAAAAGGTGACTTCATTGCTATTTTTGATGCGGATTTTACTCCGGAACCAGACTTCCTACTTCGGACCATGGGCTATTTCGATGACGAATCGATAGGAATGGTGCAAACTCGTTGGGGTCATATCAACGAAACGTATAATATCTTAACCAAAGCACAAAGTTTTGGAATTGATGGTCACTTTATGATCGAGCAAGTCGCAAGAAACGGTTCTAACCTCTGGATGAACTTCAATGGAACCGCAGGAATCTGGAGACGTACTTGTATCGAAGACGCGGGTGGTTGGGAACACGATACTCTTACCGAGGACTTTGACTTGTCCTACCGTGCCGAGCTAAAAGGTTGGAAATTCCGTTATATCAAAGATGTGGTTTGTAAAGCAGAAATCCCTGCAACCATGAACGCATACAAAGCCCAACAATTCCGATGGTGCAAGGGTTCCATCCAAACCGCTGTCAAACTCCTCCCAAGGATTTGGAAGTCCAATGAGTCTTGGAAAATCAAAGCGGAAGCAATTACGCACCTCATCAATTATTCCGTTCATCCACTGATGATTATCAACATCCTCCTTACGGCTCCACTCCTCCTAATGGAATATTGGGCTGGCTTTAAGATGGAAGACCTCCCGATGGAAATTCTTTTTGGATCGGCCGCGTTTCTTTCCATAGGATCGATGGGACCTGTTATTTTTTACGCATACTCCCAAAGAGAAATCCATAAAAATTGGAAATCGAAACTGATTTACCTTCCTGTACTTGTCATGATTGGAACTGGAATTGCAGTGATGAATACATATGCATGGATGGAGGCTGTTTTTGGTATCCAATCTGGATTCAAACGCACTCCGAAGCTTCGAATTGAAAAAGAAGGAGATAGTTTACAGGACAAAATCAAATATGTAGTACCTGTGGATTACCGTGCGTTCCTAGAGTTTTTTATGGGCGCTTATTGTCTATTTTGCATTTATTTATCCTTCATGGTCGGAAAGCCATACATGATTGGTTTTATGGTTCTCTATTCCATTGGATTTTTCTATGTCGCTTATCTTTCCGTGGCGGAGTCGTTCTGGAAATTCAAACCGGCAACCAAAGCAGAAAAGGAACTTCGTGCCGTCGCTTAA
- a CDS encoding ATP-binding protein, whose amino-acid sequence MLSHNGTKVLAPVNGVATLTADQKFFQIKQDGSWSTSSKYQFQSYDFSSLINAFDEGALASLDINEMPLKDYFLKFKSNPSFQIVLSPFSRYQHLDFEEMILTSMKEAYSSFIELLKTTFPKIEVKNFFEIPTLKYEHPNGIPEYFLHKQFHWDVKKAKKSLLSNEILYLGAETIYHILRKLYFGEPFTKRHLAVFLVDRKGRMDLEPRQFFLTNGQSLAFIPANLDKRYKIVSFDTVFEAIQPMDVNSLGYFNIYEHYSITLYEKLPAVRKEFSCIDCLECNQYCPTQANPFQLIKGKNEEFDKDKCVTCGICTVYCPAGIDIRKRIEEVV is encoded by the coding sequence ATGCTCTCACATAACGGCACAAAGGTTCTCGCACCTGTCAATGGCGTTGCTACATTAACAGCTGATCAAAAATTTTTTCAAATCAAACAAGATGGTTCATGGTCAACGAGTTCTAAATATCAATTCCAAAGTTATGATTTTTCATCACTCATAAACGCATTTGATGAAGGTGCCTTGGCATCTCTTGATATCAATGAAATGCCGCTTAAGGATTATTTCTTAAAATTTAAATCCAACCCTTCCTTTCAAATTGTATTATCTCCTTTCTCAAGATACCAACATCTAGATTTCGAAGAAATGATTTTAACTTCAATGAAAGAAGCATATTCCAGTTTCATTGAATTGTTAAAAACAACATTTCCAAAAATAGAAGTTAAAAACTTTTTTGAAATCCCTACTTTAAAGTATGAACACCCCAATGGTATCCCAGAATATTTTTTGCATAAACAATTCCATTGGGATGTCAAAAAGGCAAAAAAATCTCTACTATCAAATGAGATTTTATATTTGGGTGCTGAGACAATTTATCATATATTGCGAAAATTGTATTTTGGTGAACCTTTCACCAAACGACACTTAGCTGTCTTTTTGGTGGACCGCAAGGGTCGAATGGACTTAGAGCCTAGGCAATTTTTTTTGACAAATGGCCAATCATTAGCATTTATCCCTGCGAATTTAGATAAACGTTATAAGATTGTTTCCTTTGATACGGTTTTCGAGGCGATTCAACCTATGGATGTAAATTCATTAGGTTATTTTAATATTTATGAACATTATTCGATTACTTTGTATGAAAAACTCCCAGCAGTTAGGAAAGAGTTCAGTTGTATCGATTGTTTGGAATGTAACCAATATTGTCCAACACAGGCAAATCCATTCCAATTGATTAAAGGAAAAAACGAAGAATTCGATAAAGATAAGTGTGTTACATGCGGAATTTGTACAGTTTACTGCCCAGCAGGGATTGATATTCGAAAAAGAATCGAAGAGGTTGTTTAA
- a CDS encoding PTS sugar transporter subunit IIA, whose translation MNQLLEILDPKNIIFDFKASTKEDAIRKMISHMVATQTLDAVHEEETVSSLMNREKSMSTGIGSGVAIPHCSVHYVNELKCAMAIAPSGIDFDALDHGLVQIFIMLIVPKNKFQDHIKTLALIAKTLNIPEEREKLIKAKNFEEIQKAFLSKS comes from the coding sequence ATGAATCAACTTCTGGAGATTCTGGATCCTAAAAATATCATTTTCGACTTTAAAGCGTCAACGAAAGAAGATGCCATTCGGAAAATGATTTCACATATGGTCGCCACACAAACGTTAGATGCAGTCCATGAAGAGGAAACTGTTTCTTCTTTGATGAACCGAGAAAAATCAATGTCTACTGGTATTGGAAGTGGAGTGGCGATTCCACATTGTTCCGTTCACTACGTAAATGAATTAAAATGTGCAATGGCGATAGCACCGAGCGGTATCGATTTTGATGCTTTGGACCATGGCCTTGTCCAAATTTTTATCATGTTAATTGTTCCTAAAAACAAATTTCAAGATCACATTAAGACATTAGCTTTAATTGCAAAAACTCTAAACATCCCTGAGGAAAGGGAAAAACTGATTAAAGCCAAAAACTTCGAAGAAATCCAAAAGGCATTCCTTTCCAAAAGTTAA